The Acanthopagrus latus isolate v.2019 chromosome 20, fAcaLat1.1, whole genome shotgun sequence genomic sequence TGCTCCAGACGGGGCAATTCACCAAGCTGGGTGCCACAAGagtaatgtgaataaaaacgAATGATCCTGCCATCAAGGCAAATATTTTCTTACGTGCTGTTTGTTCAACCTACTGCCTGTTCAAAATGGTCTAATCGATTTAGATGTTTGCAAACCTGTAATAACTTGTATTAACACTGAATGTGGacttcatgtttctttacttGCAGAACGAGAAGGACCAGAAATTTGTATCATACATCTGGATTGACATGGTGAGTTCTCTCtgaggaagaaaacatttttgactgATGCGAAATTTGTATtatcatttttctattttttgaagtgtatgtatgtatgtatgtatgtatgtatgtatgtatgtatgtatgtatgtatgtatgtatgtatttatatatgtatgaaacttgtattattttgtatgtgtgtgtgtgtgtgtgtgtgtgtttatttaaccAGGAAAGGTTCAAAATCATTGagattaaaaatcttttacaaGAGTATCTTGGCcaagacaggcagcagcatAGTCAAACATAGctatgcacaaacacaaggtggacacaaacatcaacactaAAGTTGTTTCTGGTCATCCAATTTCCCCTTAAAAGTGTTCAATGAGACCAACTCATTTTGTTCCAAAGCTGCTTGCTAGGAGATGTGTAttagctttattttattttaaatagcGTTGCTTATATACTGCTGGTTTGaagtgggccacatgacatggacactattgacaaaaaaatataatttctgcacattaatattcatataaaatagaggaacCACTAATATTAAATAGAAAACGATGTGTCTTATTTCTCCAGTGTACTGATACAATCTGCTGCcggtttggagtcactggatcaaatgacatggaagatattgaaaaaaccAGTGTTGTTTTCGTcgacaatgacaatgaaaaaatTGTTTTGCTGACGCCCCTTTTTTCGTGACGGTAACGAGACAGTAACGAGATAAACATGGCTCTCTTAAATTCTCTCTAAATCCCAAATGTCTAGATTATTGCTCAGTAGACGTACATTAACTATAATAATAGAGATATGAACAAGATGAACTGGCAAAGACAAATACTAAGCGCaagacttaaatacacaagggAAGGGTGAGAcccaggtgaaaacaatcaggaCTGACTTTATGTCAAACAAGCAAAGTAAATTAAACTTGGGCTACTTAAATGAACAGGATGGTACATCTAGTTATTTACTTCACAATAAATGTCCAGTAGACACTGTGTTGTCATACTGTCATACTGACACTGTCAGCGTCTTTAAACTGTCTCACCTCAGCTTCATTCGTGGTTGCTTGTTTATGGCCACTCACCCTACATCTTGTAGTTACCATATAACTAAATGTAATAAGGACGTACTTACTCTTACTCTGTAAAGAGAACAGTAggagaacattttatttagacATTACTTGCCTCAATACATGGAGAACAAACTACAGTTTCAGGAGTTATCAGGATAGTATGTAAAACATACATGAGAGATATGATTCATATTTAGTGTCTCACCTTGGGCTATAGTTGTATTCACTTCCTGGGATGAACGGAGACTGTGTACAGAGCTGAAACACAGTACGCTTGCACtttgaagagctgcaggttgAACACAAGCACTATGGAGAACATTTTTACATGACTTCAAACCTGTCAGCATAaccaaatcaaaatgtttctcttttcctctgtagCTTTGGCGCGATGAGCACATTTCTTGGAATCCTATGGATTTCTGTGATATTGAGAACATTACAATCCCTTCTAAACAATTGTGGACACCAGACCTAACCATTGAAGAGATGTAAGTTTGAATGTGTGTACTCTGATGCTCACAAATATAAAGTGCCTGGCCATAAAGAAGTCACCACCTGGATTTGATTAAGTACTTTCAGTGTACTTTACATGAAGTTATAGTGTTTAATATATTCAGTGATACACTATAAAAATTCAGCTTAAAGGACACGTGTGTTTGTTCTCATtcaggacagagaaagacaaggCCTCTGCGAGTCCTTATGTAATTGTTTTCAGCAGTGGTCGAATCTGGCTTAGGAATGACATGATGGTGATCAGCACCTGCAAGATGAATGTTTACAAATTCCCCTTTGACAATCAGAGCTGCAACCTCTCCTTCAAGTCTGCCATGTTCACCAGTGAGTCATTCAGCTATgtcatttaaaagtttaataCAATTCCTATTAGTTGTTCAAGTTTTCTTGTGTCTTAAATGACATTGAGTCTGGCtgaacacatacatacattcctGATTTATTATCCTGCAAGgatacagttatttattttttttatctctcactTCAGACAAGGAAATTCGGTTTCTTCCATGGGATAACTCTTCACGGAGCACTAATTGGACTCTTTCGATGATTCGTTCCCAGTCTGAGTGGCTGTTCATCAATACAGACATCACCAACAAAACTGTCAACAATTTTGGACTCAACCAGAGCATGATGGTTTTCACTGTAAGTATTTATGGATATAGACAAACAGAGACTTTAGAGAGACAAACTTTATTTGAATCAACCACCTGACCCTTCACAGATCCACATGAAGAGGCGCTCTGTCCTCTATGTTGTCAACTTCATGCTGCCCATCCTGTTCTTCTTGGGTCTGGACTTGGCCTCCTTCCTCATCTCAGACAGCGGCGGAGAGAAACTGGGCTTCAAGGTCACTGTGCTGCTTGCTGTCACTGTGATGCAACTTATTCTGAATGAAATTCTGCCTTCTTCTTCAGACAGGATCCCACTCATCGGTAAAGTAGCTCAGAGTCACTGCACTTCACATGAGCCGGAACAGCACACGTTAAATCAATGTGTAGTTATTTGTCCACACTAATGATGATGTTCTCCCCTTTAGCAAACTACATTGTTGGGATTTTTGGTTTGATGATGCTCAGCCTCACAGAGACGATTGTGGTGATGTACCTGTTGGAGAAAGACTTGAAAGAAAACGAGCCAAATGGAGACCAAAACCTGAGTGAggactgtggagacaaacaagGCAAAACCAGCCTTGATGACTGTTTCAGGGGTGAGATTTGCAACAACTTATATGGAAGTTTGAATGATATTCATGATCTCAGAactagtttaaaacattcaaaaataaactaaCCAGAATGTGAAGAAGGAAAATAAGAAGTTTTAACGTTACATGTTTGTCCAAAGCCGCTCCTCATCAGTGTTGTCCTCCACTGCCCTGAGTCTGAAAACCTCCTTCCAGCGgtctaaagctcctgtgctagcatcgtaaacaccaacagtccctctgagctctgagctcccagtctgggcAGAGTCAGCAAagaaccactagctgcacagctaactcagctaactagctaagggcagctcCATTTAACTGCAGCTATCAGTTACCCTATTGATATACTGTCCCCTAATTGTCTGTATGATTTCCACAGGTGGTCAGTTCTCACGTTGTGCACCTTTGTGTTACTTTATGGTTTCTCTGAAACAGCGATATGCAAATGTCAGTATAAATGAGGTAACTGTGTTATTTTAAATATACACTTACCATCTTTTGTGTCTAATTCATCATTTCAGGCATAAATACATGGATTCactctgcctgtgtctgtgatgtgtCTGCTGGTAAAACACCACCCGAAGTGCTGCCATTGCCCCAAGAGGTCAGGAtaaagttttactttttaatattttacacaAATTGACTACCTTATCCTGCTGAAATATTGTGGCTGTGTTATTAGGTCAACATTTTGCAATTCCGTCCAGAAGAAGTGCCCCAGGAAAACGCATTTGAAGAtataaaaagctaaaaatatataaattgaTTCAATGACTAATTCAAAGCTTTGTGGCACATGCTCATGatatacttttcttttttgtaaagaCATTGAAGAAATGCTGAATTATATGAAAAGTTAATGAGTATGACTTGATAACCTTGATAGCTGTTAATAATAGCAGtattatcatgttttgttttaccacggttattaaatcactttttcagggaagcagcagccagctgatggaggagtcCAATGACTCCAAGTTGGGGGAGTTGGTGAACCCACCGTTTCTGCTCCTCAGCAGCAAGAAGGAAGAAGCGAAGCCTGCTGGCTACTGGAAGAGAGTGTGTAAAAGAATCAACacagttttcttcattttctatATCATAGCTGCCAGTGTGTTTTTAGTCTATATGGCTGCCTGTTGGAATGAAGAATAGTTCTAGAAAATGACACATCAAGAAGGTGTTGGTTTTACTCTGAACCCACAGGggaatatcaaaacaaaatgtcttcagatgAGTAACAATGTGTCACCCTGCAGCTCAAGATGAAGCTGTTGCGAACTTTGGTGTCTGAAATTACGTCACTAACCAAACATGTTTCGCTCACTCAAACCCGTCTAAGTACACATCCCTCATAATTTGCATGTTTCACACAAGTT encodes the following:
- the LOC119010230 gene encoding 5-hydroxytryptamine receptor 3A-like codes for the protein MLAGFIFLLLLTELINGSCNYLDLFTNLYPKGKAQNTMTRPVKNYTTTTEALLAVLIYAILDLNEKDQKFVSYIWIDMLWRDEHISWNPMDFCDIENITIPSKQLWTPDLTIEEMTEKDKASASPYVIVFSSGRIWLRNDMMVISTCKMNVYKFPFDNQSCNLSFKSAMFTNKEIRFLPWDNSSRSTNWTLSMIRSQSEWLFINTDITNKTVNNFGLNQSMMVFTIHMKRRSVLYVVNFMLPILFFLGLDLASFLISDSGGEKLGFKVTVLLAVTVMQLILNEILPSSSDRIPLIANYIVGIFGLMMLSLTETIVVMYLLEKDLKENEPNGDQNLSEDCGDKQGKTSLDDCFRGINTWIHSACVCDVSAGKTPPEVLPLPQEVNILQFRPEEVPQENAFEDIKS